The following are encoded in a window of Fulvia fulva chromosome 7, complete sequence genomic DNA:
- a CDS encoding Beta-hexosaminidase — MVASNGTFDPYWGDMDKTLGQLFMMGFEGTTVTPQIKKLIREDHLGSILLTAKNLKSAEQCTELVLELQRTAYEAGHTVPLLIGLDQENGGVNSLFDEIYIRQYPSAMGLAATGSKEIAYEVAKATAEEIAACGLNLMMGPCLDVLTNVRNQPLGVRTTGDDPQEVSAYGIAFMKGYKDAGVSTMGKHFPSYGSLEFLGSALDVPTITESLESLSLNALVPFRNAILAGLDAMMVGGCAMSSAGLNVMHACLSDQVVNDLLRNDLRFDGVVISDCLEMEALSHNIGVGGGTVMAINAGCDIVLLCRSFVHQQEAIAGFKLGLENAMISEERIKVSLKRVLDMKAKCTSWDKALNPPGVSLLSQLQPSHTTLSTKAYNSSITVVRDKNRLLPLTNLMEPEDELLLLTPLVKPLAASAASRALSEQATNGSPEPAAWERSASVMSGERVFRELGRSLARGRSGRVLHTSYTANGVRPQHENLINRASAVVIVTADANRNMYQHGFTKHVSMICNMHYTSSGERREKPLIVVSVSSPYDFAMDQNIGTYICTYDFTETALMSLVKVLYGDFTAAGALPGSISQSQKLSQSKQHWLVEAFNEERDSNGLDALIKAVVDGNTPGLHSELACATSNSFLLRNPEVLESHYVVRNSSTQAVYGFCATYYFQASGTGAIGAIFVDPSRRKLSIGHSLHNRAIRNLLQREGVKRFQLGSRSPSIYLGIPTGHGGERKRLRSWFANLGWNTALSRAVCSMVARNLSTWAPPEGMAKSLQSAGADFDLVYGWNYAGPVLDHIKTNNRQGLAEVYKMALADPEACGIIRAKRPDDGTIVGTVVLYNMSSQVAEFVPSMKDLGELAGGISSPVISPSVGEYSTLLQGLILLGMRQIKQQGCNACVLDYMDGDGNLDGLSAMGFSTLHNFEEVSCDAATWTMVPPS; from the exons ATGGTCGCGAGCAATGGCACCTTTGACCCATATTGGGGCGACATGGACAA AACTCTGGGGCAGCTCTTTATG ATGGGCTTCGAGGGCACCACTGTAACGCCACAGATCAAGAAGCTGATCCGAGAGGACCACCTTGGTTCCATCTTACTTACTGCGAAGAACTTGAAAA GTGCCGAGCAGTGCACAGAGCTCGTGCTTGAACTGCAACGAACAGCATACGAGGCTGGCCATACCGTCCCTCTGCTCATTGGCCTGGACCAGGAGAATGGCGGCGTCAACAGTCTCTTCGATGAGATCTACATTCGCCAATACCCTTCGGCGATGGGTCTGGCAGCCACCGGGTCCAAGGAAATCGCGTACGAAGTAGCCAAGGCGACCGCCGAAGAGATCGCAGCATGCGGTCTCAACCTGATGATGGGACCATGTCTCGACGTGCTGACCAACGTCCGTAACCAGCCACTCGGTGTGAGAACGACAGGCGATGATCCTCAAGAAGTCTCAGCATATGGCATTGCCTTCATGAAAGGATACAAGGACGCGGGTGTCAGTACCATGGGCAAACACTTTCCATCGTACGGCAGTCTGGAGTTCCTCGGATCAGCTCTTGATGTGCCAACGATCACGGAGAGTCTTGAGTCGCTCAGTCTCAACGCCTTGGTGCCCTTTCGCAATGCGATTCTGGCAGGCCTCGATGCCATGATGGTTGGAGGCTGTGCCATGTCGTCTGCTGGGCTGAACGTAATGCACGCATGCCTGTCAGATCAGGTCGTGAACGATCTCCTTCGCAACGATCTACGCTTCGACGGTGTCGTCATCTCCGACTGCCTCGAGATGGAAGCGCTCAGTCATAACATTGGTGTTGGTGGCGGCACAGTAATGGCCATCAACGCTGGATGTGATATTGTACTTTTGTGCCGATCTTTTGTTCACCAACAGGAAGCCATCGCCGGGTTTAAGCTGGGTCTGGAGAACGCGATGATCAGCGAGGAACGCATCAAGGTATCGCTGAAGCGTGTCCTGGACATGAAGGCAAAATGCACCAGCTGGGACAAGGCCCTCAATCCTCCTGGTGTAAGCTTGCTGTCGCAGCTGCAGCCATCGCACACGACGTTATCGACCAAAGCATACAACTCGTCCATCACTGTCGTTCGTGACAAGAACAGGCTTCTGCCATTAACGAACCTGATGGAACCTGAAGATGAGCTACTGCTTCTGACACCTCTGGTCAAGCCACTAGCAGCCTCGGCAGCATCACGAGCGCTCTCAGAACAGGCAACAAATGGATCGCCCGAACCAGCAGCCTGGGAACGTAGCGCATCTGTCATGAGCGGCGAACGAGTCTTTCGAGAACTTGGTCGTTCTCTTGCTCGAGGAAGAAGTGGCCGTGTCCTCCATACATCTTACACCGCCAATGGCGTACGACCACAGCACGAGAACCTAATCAACAGAGCCAGCGCAGTGGTGATAGTCACTGCAGACGCTAATCGCAACATGTATCAGCATGGCTTCACCAAACATGTTTCCATGATATGTAATATGCATTATACGTCTAGCGGCGAGAGGCGCGAGAAGCCGCTGATCGTGGTCTCCGTCAGCTCGCCGTATGACTTTGCCATGGATCAGAATATCGGGACTTACATCTGCACGTACGACTTCACGGAGACCGCACTGATGTCGCTGGTGAAAGTCTTGTATGGAGACTTCACAGCCGCTGGCGCACTACCTGGATCGATCAGCCAGAGTCAGAAGCTATCACAATCGAAACAGCACTGGCTAGTCGAGGCTTTCAACGAAGAGCGCGATTCGAATGGTCTCGACGCGCTGATCAAGGCGGTCGTCGATGGTAATACGCCTGGTCTCCACTCCGAGCTAGCATGCGCCACTTCGAATTCGTTCCTGCTTCGAAATCCCGAAGTGCTTGAGTCGCATTACGTTGTGCGCAACAGCAGCACCCAAGCGGTGTATGGCTTCTGCGCAACGTACTACTTCCAAGCGAGCGGCACTGGAGCAATTGGCGCAATCTTTGTCGACCCAAGCCGGAGGAAGCTCTCTATCGGACACTCTCTGCACAATCGTGCAATACGCAATCTGCTTCAAAGGGAAGGCGTAAAGCGCTTCCAGCTCGGATCTCGATCGCCCAGTATATACCTTGGTATCCCAACAGGCCATGGCGGCGAGCGGAAACGACTGCGATCGTGGTTCGCGAATCTTGGCTGGAATACCGCACTTTCCAGGGCCGTATGCAGCATGGTCGCCCGGAACTTGTCCACTTGGGCGCCACCCGAGGGCATGGCAAAGAGCTTACAGAGCGCAGGTGCTGACTTCGATCTCGTCTACGGCTGGAACTATGCGGGACCAGTACTCGACCACATCAAGACCAACAACAGACAGGGTCTTGCCGAAGTGTATAAGATGGCGCTCGCAGACCCTGAAGCGTGCGGCATCATTCGCGCGAAGCGACCTGACGACGGCACAATCGTGGGAACCGTTGTGCTCTACAATATGTCGTCCCAGGTGGCGGAGTTCGTGCCTAGCATGAAGGATCTGGGTGAGCTGGCTGGTGGGATATCGTCACCAGTGATCAGTCCTTCTGTGGGCGAGTATTCGACTCTGCTGCAAGGCTTAATCTTGCTGGGAATGCGCCAGATCAAGCAGCAAGGATGCAATGCTTGCGTGTTGGACTAT ATGGATGGCGATGGAAACCTCGATGGTCTCAGTGCTATGGGTTTCAGCACCCTGCACAACTTCGAAGAGGTCAGTTGTGACGCCGCGACCTGGACGATGGTGCCACCATCTTGA
- a CDS encoding FAD-dependent monooxygenase phnB produces MQVLIIGAGCTGLLLAQGLKRAGINATVYERETPEYCTGRPREWGMSLHWGIEAIEKVLPEELRARIREAWCDPCWEGELVLKHYHGHTGDLAFETQLGDGTRVSRRKMRELFKEGLDVRYGKKLATIKQDESSVTAIFEDGTEATGALLIGCDGARSVVRELLLGHERAQNTFLDVSLFNFPCSFDAEIAKRIRAQHPIFFNSYQPEGWMFWLSAQDVADVDKPETWLFQLMFSWVGPPRQEELATKEARTAFLKSKASLYVDPWRTVLQAIPDDVSFGLDRIAEWKPFDWSSEPLASRVTLAGDAAHAMAPYRGQGLNNGLEDAACLKELLANMQDATQALGPSLHQYEAEMRQRSLKEIEISRASAYISHDFEQLMNGPLAKHGVRKNVDIDEKPKDNHL; encoded by the exons ATGCAAGTCCTAATCATAGGCGCAGGCTGCACCGGCCTGCTCCTCGCCCAAGGCCTCAAGCGCGCCGGGATAAACGCCACAGTCTACGAGCGGGAAACACCAGAATACTGTACTGGCCGGCCTCGAGAATGGGGGATGAGTTTACATTGGGGGATCGAGGCGATTGAGAAGGTACTGCCCGAGGAGTTACGGGCGAGGATAAGGGAAGCGTGGTGTGATCCGTGCTGGGAAGGGGAGTTGGTTTTGAAGCATTATCATGGTCACACGGGGGATTTGGCGTTTGAGACGCAGTTGGGGGATGGGACGAGGGTTAGTAGAAGGAAGATGAGGGAGTTGTTCAAGGAGGGGTTGGATGTGAGG TATGGAAAGAAGCTCGCCACCATCAAACAGGACGAATCCTCCGTTACTGCGATCTTCGAGGACGGCACTGAGGCGACTGGCGCGTTGCTTATTGGTTGCGACGGCGCTCGGTCTGTTGTTCGAGAGCTCCTTTTGGGCCATGAAAGGGCTCAGAACACATTCCTCGACGTGTCCCTCTTCAATTTCCCATGCAGTTTCGACGCCGAAATTGCCAAACGAATTCGCGCACAACATCCCATCTTCTTCAATAGCTATCAACCAGAGGGCTGGATGTTCTGGCTCTCGGCCCAGGACGTTGCTGACGTAGACAAGCCGGAGACGTGGCTGTTTCAACTCATGTTCTCGTGGGTCGGACCGCCAAGGCAAGAAGAGCTCGCCACCAAGGAGGCGAGGACTGCTTTCCTCAAGTCGAAGGCGTCTCTCTATGTTGACCCTTGGCGGACAGTGCTCCAGGCGATACCAGATGACGTGAGCTTTGGTCTTGACCGAATCGCCGAGTGGAAGCCTTTCGACTGGTCGTCGGAGCCATTGGCAAGTCGAGTGACACTGGCTGGCGATGCCGCTCAT GCAATGGCACCATACCGAGGCCAGGGGCTGAACAATGGCCTAGAAGATGCCGCCTGCTTGAAAGAGCTTCTCGCAAACATGCAAGATGCAACCCAAGCACTGGGTCCGAGCCTGCACCAGTACGAAGCCGAGATGCGGCAAAGGTCTCTGAAGGAGATTGAGATCTCAAGGGCTTCTGCATACATTTCGCACGACTTCGAGCAGCTGATGAATGGTCCCCTCGCGAAGCACGGCGTCCGCAAAAATGTCGACATTGACGAGAAGCCGAAAGATAATCATCTGTAG
- a CDS encoding Hexokinase-1 has translation MTSIGLDIGRSCLCFLLDLWLTSSLGRAMSVMIQSVVRLAQPTSYSSPSKRQRVHHVVEKVPDKSMEEYLEEVRRLFEEPLQTEKLLGISQQLQSECRERLLKSDISMLPSYQHTLPSGHERGDFLALDVGGSTFRIALIRLTGKSKLGGDNMQVRRTRKFIINEDIRGLQGQAFFDWMADRISEMLEEYNHINGTTNARLPMGLAWSFPIEQTSLRSGKLLAMGKGFKATHGVEGQDISELIMQSCNRKGLNVEMRAIVNDGAATLMSQAYRDPSTRMSLILGTGTNAGVYLPVEALGSDKFGERPDSWYEAAKHVLVNTELSMVGKQSLPITRWDEVLNARHSLPDFQPLEYLITGRYLGEIVRLILVEAIETCHLFGGQMPDRLDEPYAFDSRILAEFESDSSVSMEKARMEFLQAHPMRSPLRHSELEFIREIARLVSQRAAAYLATALHALWTVRTESEGLSLGGATHVTVACNGTIVEKYPCYRELCQRRLDELCVLSGALKGAVTLKMAPESSIFGAAVAVACLEDA, from the coding sequence ATGACATCAATCGGACTGGACATTGGTCGATCCTGCCTCTGTTTCCTGCTGGACCTCTGGCTTACAAGCAGTCTGGGACGAGCAATGAGCGTGATGATTCAATCGGTAGTGCGACTTGCACAGCCTACTAGCTATTCCTCTCCGTCGAAACGACAGCGAGTGCATCATGTAGTGGAGAAGGTGCCGGACAAGAGCATGGAAGAATACCTGGAGGAGGTGAGGAGGTTGTTCGAGGAGCCGTTGCAGACAGAGAAGCTCCTCGGCATATCACAGCAATTGCAGAGCGAGTGTCGAGAGAGGTTACTCAAGTCGGACATATCTATGCTACCATCTTACCAACACACGCTGCCCAGTGGGCACGAACGAGGCGACTTTCTGGCTTTGGATGTCGGTGGATCGACATTTCGCATCGCATTAATACGACTTACTGGCAAATCAAAACTTGGAGGCGATAACATGCAAGTCCGGAGAACACGAAAGTTCATAATCAATGAAGATATACGAGGCCTGCAAGGGCAAGCATTCTTCGACTGGATGGCAGACAGGATAAGCGAAATGCTTGAAGAGTACAACCACATCAATGGCACAACCAATGCACGATTACCTATGGGTCTGGCCTGGTCCTTCCCCATCGAGCAGACCTCACTACGGAGCGGCAAACTTCTTGCAATGGGCAAAGGCTTCAAGGCGACACACGGAGTCGAAGGGCAGGATATCAGCGAGCTGATCATGCAATCCTGCAATCGCAAGGGCCTCAATGTCGAAATGCGTGCGATTGTCAATGACGGTGCAGCCACGCTGATGTCGCAAGCATACCGGGACCCTTCCACACGTATGTCGCTTATCCTTGGCACTGGCACGAATGCTGGAGTGTACCTTCCTGTCGAAGCGTTGGGTTCTGATAAATTCGGCGAACGACCAGACAGCTGGTACGAGGCAGCGAAGCATGTCCTGGTCAACACAGAGCTCAGCATGGTAGGCAAACAGTCATTACCGATCACGAGATGGGACGAAGTGCTCAATGCGAGACACTCCCTACCGGACTTCCAGCCCCTGGAGTACCTCATCACGGGTCGTTACCTGGGTGAGATTGTGCGCCTAATACTCGTAGAAGCGATCGAAACGTGTCACCTCTTCGGCGGACAAATGCCCGATCGACTGGATGAGCCCTACGCGTTTGACTCTCGCATCCTCGCAGAATTCGAAAGCGACTCCAGCGTCTCGATGGAGAAGGCGAGAATGGAGTTCCTACAAGCACATCCAATGCGCTCGCCGCTACGCCACAGCGAGCTAGAGTTCATTCGCGAGATCGCACGGCTGGTCTCCCAAAGAGCAGCAGCGTACCTCGCCACGGCTTTGCACGCGTTGTGGACAGTTCGGACAGAGTCCGAAGGCTTGTCTCTTGGCGGAGCGACACATGTCACCGTTGCATGTAACGGCACCATTGTTGAGAAGTATCCTTGCTACAGAGAGCTATGTCAACGGCGACTTGACGAGCTTTGTGTACTTTCTGGAGCATTGAAGGGTGCTGTCACCTTGAAGATGGCGCCTGAGAGCTCCATCTTTGGTGCCGCTGTTGCGGTGGCGTGTCTAGAGGATGCGTGA
- a CDS encoding UNC93-like protein, which produces MASISDKATPTTEIDSQHHSQDGSNDEPRPVGWMYKSRKIGPITIPYYASPKAQLILVAFVCFLCPGMFNALNGLGGGGQLDATAGNDSNTALYSTFSVVGFFAGTIVNTVGIKAALSFGGIGYCVYVSAYLCYNFTANLGYMIFSGALLGVCAGILWSAQGAIMMSYPTESEKGRFISWFWMIFNLGGVIGSLVPLGQNINTTSNGTVSNGTYIGFLVLTTCGAILSTTLVNAKSVVRSDGSRVILMKHPSWKSELYGLYETLLSDPYIILLFPMFFASNWFYTYQFNGVNLAQFNVRTRSLNSVLYWSAQILGAWVFGNALDISKFKRTTRAKGAWVALFALTMIIWGGGYAFQVNYTRDRVEAEAKLESTDPSRKYFIDWEEGRYIGPMFLYIFYGFYDAAWQTSVYWYMGSISNNGRKLANFAGFYKGIQSAGAAITWRIDALGVPYMHYFASCWALLGGSLIIALPVMLLKIHDTTPVEKDLEFTDETLADVVGEKPVGAMTTDVERSGRD; this is translated from the exons ATGGCCAGCATCTCGGACAAAGCGACTCCAACAACCGAGATCGACTCGCAGCATCACTCGCAAGATGGCAGCAACGATGAGCCTCGTCCAGTTGGCTGGATGTACAAGAGTCGCAAGATTGGTCCCATCACCATCCCATACTATGCCTCGCCAAAGGCTCAGCTCATCCTCGTAGCTTTCGTGTGCTTCCTCTGCCCTG GCATGTTCAATGCTCTCAATGGTCTCGGCGGTGGAGGACAGCTTGATGCTACAGCCGGTAACGACTCCAACACCGCTCTGTACTCGACTTTCTCAGTCGTTGGCTTCTTCGCTGGAACCATCGTCAACACCGTCGGTATCAAGGCTGCCTTGTCTTTCGGCGGCATTGGCTACTGCGTCTATGTCTCGGCCTACCTTTGCTACAACTTCACCGCAAACCTCGGCTACATGATCTTCTCCGGCGCACTTCTGGGAGTCTGTGCTGGTATTCTGTGGTCTGCTCAAGGTGCCATCATGATGTCTTACCCCACCGAGTCCGAGAAGGGGCGCTTTATCTCCTGGTTCTGGATGATCTTTAATCTGGGCGGTGTTATTGGCAGCTTG GTCCCACTTGGTCAGAATATCAACACCACCTCCAACGGCACGGTCTCCAACGGCACCTACATCGGGTTCCTGGTGCTTACCACTTGTGGTGCTATCCTCTCCACCACTCTGGTCAACGCCAAGTCTGTCGTTCGCAGTGATGGATCCAGGGTCATTCTCATGAAGCATCCCAGCTGGAAGTCCGAGCTGTATGGCCTCTACGAGACCCTGCTCAGCGATCCATACATCATCCTGCTGTTCCCGATGTTCTTCGCATCCAACTGGTTCTACACCTACCAGTTCAACGGCGTCAACCTCGCACAGTTCAATGTCCGTACACGTTCTCTCAACAGCGTGCTGTACTGGTCAGCCCAGATCCTCGGCGCTTGGGTGTTCGGCAACGCACTCGACATCAGCAAGTTCAAGCGCACGACACGAGCCAAGGGAGCATGGGTCGCACTGTTCGCATTGACCATGATTATCTGGGGTGGTGGCTACGCCTTCCAAGTCAATTACACCCGCGATCGAGTCGAAGCCGAGGCCAAGTTGGAGTCGACTGACCCCAGTCGTAAGTACTTCATTGACTGGGAAGAGGGTCGCTACATTGGCCCGATGTTCCTGTACATCTTCTACGGCTTCTACGATGCTGCCTGGCAGACCAGTGTCTACTGGTACATGGGTTCCATCTCGAACAACGGCCGCAAGCTTGCCAACTTCGCCGGCTTCTACAAGGGCATCCAGTCTGCCGGAGCCGCCATCACGTGGCGCATCGATGCTCTGGGAGTACCTTACATGCACTACTTCGCCTCATGCTGGGCTCTTCTGGGTGGAAGCTTGATCATCGCACTTCCCGTCATGCTCCTCAAGATCCATGACACTACTCCAGTCGAGAAGGATCTCGAGTTTACCGACGAGACGCTCGCCGACGTTGTTGGCGAGAAGCCGGTCGGCGCCATGACCACGGACGTGGAGAGGTCTGGAAGAGATTGA
- a CDS encoding Autophagy-related protein 22 codes for MACWGEDPSHHHTVGTAAYCLAFLFKISRATSSCPHSTACDQSVRTIHTDTCYEFTRESTSGDLKPAMAANDPGLATMAASAYDPTKGDVEKKVDGTLVEEERPVAPDQFDERFETTKHEVWAYYSYYIGNNGLTLFNFGPTAAQNLVQQQAEAVGAADNTILRFAGSDRTINSIILLRNGISFAIQIVVFLILGSFADFGTFRPNILIALSLIAWGIGFGWLGVHHEEQWQTGLGLYIVGLIAYQLCLTYWTAAFPGLARNTRTMREKAQQFEAGEITRDEYDHVDSMKRNELSNTAFHVQSVGELVILAVIVGIIFALHVNASTANNNWGLSVLIAFASGVWIIVAIPWFFLEKRRPGQDPGMNIVLAGFWQLYRAFKEIWQLRQSLFYLIGYFLLGDSLNTTVTVIATLQYEIVNYNTLELTYLLIVGIAAQAVGIFALWNIQKRFQLPTKTMFNAVAVGIILLDGWGMIGIWTNRFGSHNKWEVWVYQAFYGLFVCPWYSYSQTMISEVTPRGKEFLFFSLFSIIGKTSSFIGPFLSSAIIDDTGNNSSPFYFLFALSVASFLVLLFFVDVKKSRVEQAAFLERERVAKMKMIGGGDSASSFETGSGSGNEQEMKT; via the exons ATGGCGTGCTGGGGTGAAGACCCTTCTCACCACCATACAGTAGGTACTGCCGCATACTGCCTTGCTTTTCTTTTCAAAATTTCACGTGCAACATCCTCTTGTCCCCATAGCACTGCATGCGACCAAAGCGTCCGTACTATCCATACCGACACATGCTACGAGTTCACCCGCGAGTCTACTTCTGGAGACCTCAAGCCAGCCATGGCAGCAAATGATCCTGGCCTTGCGACAATGGCCGCGTCGGCCTACGATCCAACCAAAGGAGATGTCGAGAAGAAGGTGGATGGGACATTGGTAGAAGAGGAGAGACCTGTAGCACCAGACCAGTTCGACGAAAGATTCGAGACGACCAAGCACGAAGTCTGGGCATACTACAGCTACTACATCGGAAACAATGGCTTGACGCTGTTCAACTTTGGGCCAACCGCCGCGCAAAACTTGGTACAACAGCAAGCAGAGGCTGTCGGCGCGGCGGACAACACAATTCTGCGCTTTGCTGGCTCGGACAGGACGATCAACAGTATCATCCTGCTCCGCAACGGCATAAGCTTCGCGATCCAGATTGTCGTCTTCCTCATCCTTGGATCCTTCGCAGACTTCGGCACTTTCAGGCCCAACATCCTGATTGCCCTCTCCCTCATCGCATGGGGCATTGGCTTCGGCTGGCTGGGCGTCCACCACGAAGAACAATGGCAGACCGGGCTAGGTCTCTACATCGTTGGCCTGATCGCATACCAGCTCTGCTTGACATACTGGACCGCTGCATTCCCAGGCCTGGCACGAAACACACGCACCATGCGTGAGAAAGCGCAGCAGTTCGAAGCTGGAGAAATCACCCGCGACGAATACGACCATGTCGACAGCATGAAGCGCAACGAACTCAGCAACACCGCCTTTCATGTCCAGTCCGTCGGCGAGCTCGTCATTCTCGCCGTCATTGTCGGTATCATCTTCGCCCTTCACGTCAACGCCAGCACAGCAAACAACAACTGGGGTCTCAGCGTCCTCATCGCTTTCGCCTCAGGAGTCTGGATCATTGTCGCGATACCCTGGTTCTTCCTCGAGAAACGCCGTCCAGGTCAGGATCCGGGCATGAACATCGTCCTCGCAGGATTCTGGCAATTATACCGTGCTTTCAAGGAGATCTGGCAGCTTCGTCAGTCCCTCTTCTACCTGATCGGATACTTCCTTCTCGGCGATTCGCTCAACACCACCGTAACCGTGATCGCCACGCTACAGTACGAGATCGTCAATTACAACACCCTGGAACTGACCTACCTCCTCATCGTTGGCATAGCAGCCCAAGCAGTGGGGATTTTCGCGCTCTGGAATATTCAAAAACGCTTCCAGCTCCCTACGAAGACAATGTTCAATGCCGTTGCAGTGGGCATAATCCTCCTCGACGGCTGGGGCATGATTGGCATCTGGACGAACCGTTTTGGATCCCATAACAAGTGGGAAGTCTGGGTCTACCAAGCCTTCTACGGCCTCTTCGTCTGTCCGTGGTACAGCTACTCACAAACC ATGATCTCCGAAGTGACCCCCCGCGGCAAAGagttcctcttcttctcCCTCTTCTCTATCATCGGCAAGACATCCTCCTTCATCGGCCCATTTCTTAGCAGCGCCATAATCGACGATACAGGAAACAACTCCAGTCCGTTTTATTTCTTGTTCGCATTGAGCGTGGCGAGTTTCCTGGTTTTGTTGTTCTTTGTGGATGTGAAGAAGAGTAGGGTTGAGCAGGCGGCGTTCTTGGAGAGGGAGAGGGTCGCGAAGATGAAGATGATTGGTGGTGGGGATTCGGCGAGTAGTTTTGAGACGGGGAGTGGGAGTGGGAATGAACAGGAGATGAAGACATGA
- a CDS encoding Diadenosine 5',5'''-P1,P4-tetraphosphate phosphorylase 2: protein MEATPLERRALQSFDDLLTREEVFWKDTPPHLVKGSPFDFEFRVAPSFKSKPILAADAKGRSEDTDAFGDDDPAFTVSTIGSHHKLILNKFCVVRPQFVLHTKDFEKQSDPLTYSDVNALRQTMQELGPGKYIGIFNCGAKAGSSIGHKHMQVFPTSDHVLFQDHLVSQHRADDSSTEIWRHPKVPYEHAILPITHSTSPDAIHKLYLELRQNMRLDQDYPHNVIMTSTSIAIIPRTQARIRCMAANAASMVGMVWVKTEDELNAWKEYGPMKVLAEVGLPRSIP from the exons ATGGAAGCCACGCCTCTTGAGCGTCGGGCGCTTCAGAGCTTCGACGACTTGCTGACACGTGAAGAAGTGTTCTGGAAGGACACGCCGCCACATCTCGTCAAAGGCTCGCCCTTCGAT TTCGAGTTCCGCGTGGCACCCTCCTTCAAGAGCAAGCCCATACTTGCTGCCGATGCGAAAGGTCGATCAGAAGACACCGATGCCTTCGGCGATGACGATCCAGCGTTCACCGTTAGCACCATCGGCTCACATCACAAGCTGATCTTGAACAAGTTCTGTGTTGTACGACCGCAATTTGTCCTGCACACGAAAGACTTCGAAAAGCAGAGTGACCCTTTGACGTATTCAGACGTCAACGCGCTAAGGCAGACTATGCAGGAACTGGGCCCAGGCAAGTACATCGGCATCTTCAACTGTGGTGCGAAAGCAGGCTCAAGTATTGGGCATAAGCACATGCAGGTGTTTCCTACGTCCGACCATGTCCTCTTCCAGGACCATCTCGTATCACAGCATCGGGCTGATGACAGTTCTACCGAAATCTGGAGACATCCCAAGGTCCCTTACGAACATGCAATACTGCCTATTACTCATTCCACGTCACCAGATGCCATACACAAGCTGTATCTGGAGCTCCGACAGAATATGCGGCTAGATCAAGACTATCCACACAATGTCATAATGACCAGCACCTCGATTGCCATCATTCCGCGGACTCAAGCTCGAATCAGATGCATGGCTGCAAATGCTGCCAGTATGGTCGGCATGGTCTGGGTGAAGACCGAGGACGAGCTCAACGCATGGAAAGAGTACGGACCGATGAAAGTGCTTGCCGAAGTCGGGCTGCCACGTTCAATTCCATGA
- a CDS encoding Glucosamine-6-phosphate isomerase: protein MRLIIRDDKATASKYISDYIIHRIKSYEPTPEKPFVLGLPTGSSPEGIYRNLVQAHKNGEISFRNVVTFNMDEYIGIPREHPESYHSFMYKHFFSHVDVDPANINILNGNAPDLEEECIAYEEKIKRAGGIELFLGGIGPDGHIAFNEPGSSLKSRTRVKTLAYDTIIANSRFFGNDLNNVPKMALTVGVQTVLDAREVVIIITGAHKSLALQKCIEGGVNHMWTLSSLQLHSHAMIVVDEDATLELQVKTVKYFKSIEQVATSQGFGQSIEPAAKVQRKRDSVLEKLDTPRSPTAKSFLAGPRPDLTRQITAEPESTTLSAPRPEILRAVTPDLIPDSMHERLPAAQVANGLDGLEVKELPLSSMHERVDSAQVA, encoded by the exons AT GAGACTCATCATCAGAGACGACAAGGCCACTGCCTCAAAGTACATTTCCGACTACATCATTC ATCGTATCAAGTCCTACGAGCCAACGCCAGAGAAACCATTCGTCCTCGGATTGCCAACTGGATCGTCTCCTGAAGGCATATACCGGAACCTAGTTCAGGCTCACAAGAATGGCGAGATATCGTTCAGAAATGTGGTCACGTTCAACATG GACGAGTACATCGGCATCCCGCGAGAACACCCTGAGTCGTACCACTCCTTTATGTACAAGCACTTCTTCAGCCACGTGGATGTCGATCCAGCAAACATCAATATCCTGAACGGCAATGCTCCTGATCTCGAGGAAGAATGCATAGCATACGAGGAGAAGATCAAACGTGCAGGAGGCATCGAGCTCTTCCTGGGTGGGATAGGACCCGATGGACATATCGCGTTCAACGAGCCTGGTTCCAGCTTGAAGAGCAGAACGAGGGTGAAAACGCTTGCCTACGACACGATAATCGCCAACTCGAGGTTCTTCGGCAATGACCTGAACAACGTCCCAAAGATGGCGCTCACTGTTGGTGTGCAGACGGTGCTGGAT GCACGAGAGGTTGTGATCATTATCACTGGTGCACACAAGTCTCTTGCGTTGCAGAAGTGCATCGAGGGTGGCGTGAACCATATGTGGACGCTGTCAAGCCTACAGCTCCATTCGCACGCCATGATCGTGGTCGACGAGGATGCCACGTTAGAGCTGCAGGTCAAGACCGTCAAG TACTTTAAATCCATCGAACAAGTCGCAACATCCCAAGGTTTCGGTCAGTCCATCGAGCCAGCAGCAAAGGTCCAACGAAAGCGCGACTCCGTCCTCGAAAAGCTCGACACTCCCCGAAGCCCAACAGCCAAATCCTTCCTCGCCGGTCCCAGACCTGACCTCACCCGCCAGATCACAGCCGAGCCCGAGTCCACCACCCTCTCAGCTCCGCGGCCAGAGATCTTACGCGCCGTTACGCCAGACTTGATCCCAGACTCCATGCACGAGAGACTGCCAGCGGCACAAGTGGCTAACGGGCTGGACGGGCTCGAAGTGAAGGAGCTGCCACTGTCTTCGATGCACGAACGCGTCGACTCCGCGCAGGTGGCGTAG